The following proteins are co-located in the Vibrio azureus genome:
- a CDS encoding carboxylate/amino acid/amine transporter, whose product MSYLYSMTLVWAFSFSLIGVYLAGQVDAWFSVLMRVALASLVFLPFMKFRGVSRSLIAKLMLVGGFQLGLMYCFYYQSFTLLSVPEVLLFTVFTPLYVTLIYDFLKRRFSPLYLITAAIAVSGAAWIKFAGINENFLLGFLVVQAANLCFAIGQVGYKYILETEAIDLPQHSVFGYFFLGALCVATLAFALMGNPDKLPTTFTQWGILVYLGIVASGVGFFIWNKGATMVNAGALAVMNNALIPAGLIVNIVIWNRDVDIQRLAIGGLIILVSLWVNETWVKPHVEKQFNQQ is encoded by the coding sequence ATGAGTTATCTCTATTCAATGACCCTAGTATGGGCATTTTCCTTTAGCCTGATTGGTGTCTATCTTGCTGGTCAGGTTGATGCTTGGTTCTCAGTTTTAATGCGTGTCGCGCTGGCCAGCTTGGTGTTTCTGCCCTTCATGAAATTCCGCGGCGTCAGTCGCTCACTGATTGCGAAGCTTATGTTAGTTGGCGGCTTTCAGCTGGGGTTAATGTACTGCTTTTATTATCAATCCTTTACCCTGCTCTCGGTACCAGAGGTGTTACTGTTTACGGTCTTTACACCACTATACGTCACACTTATTTATGATTTTTTAAAACGACGCTTCTCTCCGCTCTACCTTATCACTGCTGCCATTGCAGTCTCAGGAGCGGCATGGATTAAATTTGCGGGTATCAATGAAAACTTTTTATTGGGTTTTTTGGTCGTTCAGGCAGCGAATCTGTGCTTTGCGATAGGTCAAGTTGGCTACAAATACATTTTAGAAACCGAGGCGATTGATTTACCACAACACAGCGTATTCGGTTATTTCTTTTTGGGAGCCTTATGTGTTGCTACGCTTGCTTTTGCTCTGATGGGGAACCCAGATAAACTGCCAACGACCTTCACACAATGGGGTATTTTGGTTTACCTTGGTATCGTCGCATCAGGAGTTGGATTCTTTATCTGGAATAAAGGGGCAACGATGGTCAACGCGGGCGCTCTAGCCGTCATGAATAACGCGTTAATCCCTGCCGGCTTGATCGTTAATATCGTTATTTGGAATCGAGATGTCGACATCCAACGCCTGGCAATCGGTGGGTTGATTATTCTTGTCTCACTTTGGGTCAACGAAACATGGGTAAAGCCTCACGTCGAAAAGCAATTCAATCAGCAATAA
- the uspA gene encoding universal stress protein UspA, translating to MSYRHILVAVDLSDESKMLIKKAVLLAQPLNAKVSFIHIDVNYAELYTGLIDINMAEAQHQAIEASRTQLANFEEYADYPITHTLVGSGDLSNELCDTIQAYNVDLLVCGHHQDFWSKILSSTRQLINCSPIDMLVVPLRD from the coding sequence ATGAGTTACCGACATATACTTGTTGCTGTTGATTTATCTGATGAGAGTAAAATGCTCATAAAAAAAGCCGTTTTACTCGCGCAACCATTGAACGCTAAGGTGTCTTTTATCCACATTGATGTCAATTATGCAGAGCTCTACACTGGGCTTATCGACATCAATATGGCAGAAGCACAACATCAAGCCATCGAAGCTTCTCGAACCCAGCTTGCCAATTTCGAAGAGTACGCCGACTACCCGATTACACATACCTTGGTCGGCAGTGGTGATCTCAGTAATGAGTTATGCGATACCATTCAAGCCTATAATGTCGATCTGCTCGTTTGTGGCCACCACCAAGATTTTTGGAGTAAGATCCTATCTTCAACACGCCAATTGATTAACTGCTCTCCCATTGACATGCTGGTTGTACCTCTAAGAGACTAA
- the ftnA gene encoding non-heme ferritin encodes MLSQTMVEQLNEQINLEFFSSNLYLQMSAWCEDKGFEGAAEFLRAHAVEEMEHMQRLFTYVSETGALPILGAIKAPKHDFASLGDVFRETYEHERMITEQINKLAHGAFTSQDYSTFNFLQWYVAEQHEEEKLFKGILDKIELVGEDGKALFFIDKDLAQMAKEGSSSIMGAPAA; translated from the coding sequence ATGCTATCTCAGACTATGGTTGAACAATTGAATGAGCAAATTAACCTAGAATTTTTTTCATCCAATCTATACTTACAAATGAGTGCTTGGTGTGAAGATAAAGGTTTTGAAGGTGCTGCTGAATTTTTACGTGCTCATGCCGTAGAGGAGATGGAGCACATGCAACGCCTTTTTACCTACGTAAGTGAAACTGGCGCATTACCGATCCTAGGTGCAATTAAAGCACCGAAGCATGATTTTGCAAGTCTTGGTGATGTTTTTCGTGAAACTTACGAACATGAGCGCATGATTACAGAGCAAATCAATAAATTAGCTCATGGTGCTTTTACGAGCCAAGACTACTCAACGTTTAACTTTCTTCAGTGGTACGTCGCTGAGCAGCACGAAGAAGAGAAGTTGTTCAAAGGTATTTTAGATAAGATAGAGCTGGTTGGTGAAGATGGTAAAGCCTTGTTCTTCATTGATAAAGACCTAGCTCAAATGGCAAAAGAAGGTTCATCTTCCATTATGGGTGCTCCAGCTGCATAG